Proteins found in one Anopheles aquasalis chromosome 3, idAnoAquaMG_Q_19, whole genome shotgun sequence genomic segment:
- the LOC126576372 gene encoding kinesin-like protein Klp61F — protein MDASSNGHSNSSGGTHGKPQKCNQNVQVYVRVRPTNSRERLIRSQEIVEVISPREVHLKSTYNDSRTSKKFTFDRAFCPGSKQNEVYHSVVAPYIEEVLAGFNCTVFAYGQTGTGKTFTMVGEEEPELSAAWEDDTMTGIIPRAVNHLFDELRLTELEFSMRISYLELYNEELCDLLSTDDSVKIRIFDDVQKKGSVIVQGLEEIPVHSKDDVYKLLTKGQERRKTASTLMNAQSSRSHTIFSIIVHIKENGIDGEEMLKIGKLNLVDLAGSENISKAGNEKGIRTRETVNINQSLLTLGRVITALVEKTPHIPYRESKLTRLLQESLGGRTKTSIIATISPGHKDFEETLSTLEYAHRAKNIQNKPEANQKLSKKTVIKEYTEEIDRLKRDLMAARDKNGIFLAEETYNEMVYKSEAATKELNDKSALIKAMKDELAKKESIFREVAVSLEEREEELRRTVTDLGQTREELTSTKRNLSKTKRRYVEKKVVLEEHLKTEQVLTGQAKELISVVEMVTEDADGLHDTVDRRREVDNKNRTATEMFVNRVRNRITTIQSDVSGLVEQANQLTKALNAATERHDKDDQKLHAQTVDFFSTLETVSQSLVQENTGLVEGFKAALGDQQNVQYNAAIQYLEQVEQSRNAMLQSFMATLEEVKAGLRETVQRHTTEQQSQWLKLIGHCKTRDTRTTEFCASLGNKLFEMETLVSQFEQSRNRLQEYRQQSELVHLETLDELRKIEKNAKSFYEDQLTSFFQRMYDATKRRAELSQTVTALQEDLKGQEQATQQHIAAIRQSVGSEESAIGEGTTVREQLTKQWDELKRRQNRATEEKLQQTPLDKVELRATELANAIAQERTRLDDAQQDAQQRLASFVDAVATTNDSFQEAQRETFVKVQTCMQAQETGRQEFACSARDHTGRLTETFVTLKRKANEDQLIELQAEVEKFRQRELTFYEPTGKTPIRKRVQYPRDVPMTAPDERIIRRYWRERGEMMDMSMTICEDEETISPLKTEYQRSNEIRNSTPLTQKVLNNVLDEDREHFKELHISKIDSKVLSTAHVLVDEYDKENKTIEEVVVSE, from the exons ATggacgccagcagcaatggccaTTCGAATAGCAGTGGAGGAACGCACGGGAAACCACAGAAGTGTAATCAAAATGTGCAGGTTTACGTTCGCGTCCG CCCAACAAACAGTCGCGAAAGGTTGATTCGATCGCAGGAGATCGTGGAGGTGATCTCACCCCGGGAAGTGCACCTGAAATCCACGTACAATGATTCGCGAACGTCGAAAAAGTTCACATTCGATCGAGCGTTCTGTCCGGGTTCGAAGCAAAATGAGGTCTACCactcggtggtggcaccgtACATTGAGGAGGTGCTGGCCGGGTTCAATTGTACGGTGTTTGCCTACGGGCAGACGGGCACCGGCAAAACGTTCACCATGGTCGGTGAGGAAGAACCGGAGCTGAGTGCGGCCTGGGAGGATGACACAATGACCGGGATCATTCCGCGCGCGGTCAATCACCTGTTCGATGAGTTGCGTTTGACCGAGCTGGAGTTTTCGATGCGAATCTCCTACCTCGAGCTGTACAATGAGGAACTGTGCGATCTGCTGTCCACGGATGACTCGGTGAAGATCCGCATCTTTGACGATGTGCAGAAGAAGGGCTCGGTGATCGTGCAGGGACTGGAGGAGATACCGGTGCACAGTAAGGACGATGTGTACAAGCTGCTGACGAAGGGCCAGGAGCGGCGCAAAACGGCGTCCACGCTCATGAACGCGCAATCGTCCCGCTCGCACACGATCTTCTCGATCATCGTGCACATCAAGGAGAACGGTATCGATGGTGAGGAGATGCTGAAGATCGGTAAGCTGAACCTGGTCGATCTGGCTGGCAGTGAGAACATCTCGAAGGCGGGCAACGAGAAGGGCATCCGGACACGGGAAACGGTCAACATTAATCAATCGCTGTTGACGCTCGGGCGTGTGATAACGGCACTGGTTGAGAAGACACCGCACATCCCTTACCGTGAGTCCAAGTTGACGCGCTTGCTACAGGAATCGCTCGGTGGCCGTACGAAAACGTCCATCATTGCGACGATATCACCGGGCCACAAGGACTTTGAGGAAACGCTCAGTACGCTCGAGTACGCGCACCGTGCCAAAAACATTCAGAACAAACCGGAGGCCAACCAGAAGCTGTCGAAAAAAACGGTCATCAAGGAGTACACGGAGGAGATCGATCGTTTAAAGCGCGATCTGATGGCGGCCCGGGACAAAAACGGTATCTTTCTGGCGGAGGAAACGTATAACGAGATGGTTTACAAGTCGGAAGCGGCCACCAAAGAGCTGAACGATAAGTCGGCCCTCATCAAAGCGATGAAGGATGAGCTGGCCAAGAAAGAATCAATCTTCCGGGAGGTGGCAGTCAGTTTGGAGGAACGCGAAGAGGAGCTGCGCCGCACGGTGACGGATCTGGGCCAGACGCGCGAGGAACTGACGAGCACCAAGCGAAACCTATCGAAGACAAAGCGCCGTTACGtcgagaagaaggttgtaCTGGAAGAGCATTTGAAAACGGAGCAAGTGCTGACGGGCCAAGCAAAAGAGCTGATCAGTGTCGTCGAGATGGTCACGGAGGATGCCGATGGATTGCAT GATACGGTCGATCGACGGAGAGAAGTCGATAATAAAAACCGGACCGCCACGGAAATGTTTGTCAATCGAGTTCGCAATCGGATAACGACCATTCAGAGTGATGTCTCTGGTTTGGTCGAGCAAGCGAATCAACTGACGAAAGCTTTAAACGCAGCTACAG AACGCCATGATAAAGATGACCAGAAACTGCATGCCCAAACCGTAGACTTCTTCTCGACACTGGAAACGGTAAGCCAAAGCTTGGTGCAGGAAAACACTGGCCTCGTCGAGGGTTTTAAGGCAGCGTTGGGCGATCAGCAGAACGTGCAATACAACGCCGCTATCCAGTACCTAGAGCAGGTCGAGCAAAGTCGCAACGCTATGCTACAGTCGTTCATGGCCACACTCGAAGAGGTAAAAGCTGGCTTAAGAGAAACCGTGCAACGGCACACGACAGAACAGCAAAGCCAGTGGTTAAAACTGATCGGGCATTGTAAAACCCGGGACACCCGGACTACCGAGTTCTGCGCATCGCTCGGCAACAAACttttcgaaatggaaacgcTTGTTTCGCAGTTCGAGCAGAGCCGCAATCGGCTACAAGAATACAGACAACAGTCTGAATTGGTTCACTTGGAAACGCTGGACGAACTTCGTAAGATCGAGAAAAATGCCAAGAGTTTTTACGAGGATCAGCTAACTAGCTTCTTCCAGCGGATGTACGATGCCACGAAACGTCGTGCCGAGCTTTCACAGACCGTAACTGCCTTACAGGAAGACTTGAAGGGTCAAGAACAGGCCACACAGCAGCATATAGCAGCCATTAGACAAAGTGTTGGTTCCGAGGAGAGTGCCATCGGCGAGGGCACCACCGTTCGGGAACAGCTAACGAAACAGTGGGACGAGCTGAAGCGCCGGCAGAACAGGGCAACCGAAGAAAAGCTGCAACAAACGCCTCTCGATAAGGTGGAACTGCGTGCGACAGAGCTAGCAAATGCTATCGCCCAAGAGCGAACCCGTTTGGACGATGCACAACAAGACGCACAGCAACGGCTAGCCTCCTTTGTCGATGCCGTTGCCACGACGAATGACAGTTTCCAAGAAGCGCAGCGCGAAACGTTCGTAAAGGTTCAAACATGTATGCAGGCACAGGAAACGGGCCGCCAGGAGTTTGCCTGTTCCGCCCGGGATCACACTGGCCGTCTAACGGAGACGTTCGTTACGCTTAAGCGGAAGGCTAACGAGGACCAGCTGATAGAACTGCAGGCGGAGGTTGAGAAGTTCCGTCAACGAGAACTTACTTTCTACGAGCCCACCGGTAAGACGCCAATCCGGAAGCGTGTGCAGTACCCAAGGGACGTTCCTATGACGGCGCCGGATGAGCGCATCATTCGTCGGTACTGGCGTGAACGTGGTGAAATGATGGATATGTCGATGACGATATGTGAG GATGAAGAGACAATTAGTCCGCTGAAGACCGAGTACCAGCGGAGTAACGAGATCCGCAACTCGACCCCCCTTACGCAGAAAGTGTTGAACAACGTGTTGGACGAAGATAGGGAGCACTTCAAGGAACTACACATCtccaaaatcgattccaag GTTTTATCAACCGCACACGTGTTAGTGGACGAGTATgataaggaaaacaaaaccatcgaagAAGTTGTTGTCAGTGAATAG